One genomic region from Pseudomonas hormoni encodes:
- a CDS encoding lipid A biosynthesis lauroyl acyltransferase → MDRPRFQKAFLMPRFWPLWCGLGLLWLIVQLPYPALLFIGRGLGSLMYRAAGDRRRIAKRNLELCFPEKSAAERKRLLKENFASTGIAFFEMAMSWWWSRERLAKLAHVEGLEHLKKAQRDGKGVILMAVHFTTLEIGAALLGQQHTIDGMYREHKNPLFDYIQRCGRERHNLDSLAVEREDVRGMLKLLRAGRAIWYAPDQDYGAKQSIFVPLFGIQAATVTATSKFARLGKALVVPFTQERLADGSGYRLVIHAPLEGFPGETEEADCLRINQWIEGVLRDCPEQYLWAHRRFKSRPPGEPKLYAKRG, encoded by the coding sequence ATGGATCGCCCGCGTTTTCAAAAAGCATTTCTGATGCCGCGTTTCTGGCCGCTTTGGTGCGGCTTGGGGTTGTTGTGGCTGATTGTTCAATTGCCATACCCGGCGTTGCTGTTTATCGGTCGCGGTCTCGGTTCATTGATGTATCGTGCGGCCGGCGACCGACGGCGCATTGCCAAGCGCAATCTGGAACTTTGCTTCCCGGAAAAATCCGCTGCCGAACGCAAACGCCTGCTCAAGGAAAACTTTGCCTCCACCGGCATCGCTTTCTTTGAAATGGCCATGAGCTGGTGGTGGTCCCGGGAGCGCCTGGCGAAACTGGCCCATGTCGAAGGGCTGGAGCATCTGAAGAAAGCCCAGCGCGACGGCAAGGGCGTGATCCTGATGGCTGTGCATTTCACTACGCTGGAAATCGGCGCGGCGTTGCTCGGTCAGCAGCACACCATTGACGGCATGTACCGCGAGCACAAGAACCCGTTGTTCGATTACATCCAGCGCTGTGGCCGCGAGCGGCATAACCTCGACTCGCTGGCCGTGGAGCGCGAAGACGTGCGCGGCATGCTCAAGTTGCTGCGGGCCGGCCGAGCGATCTGGTACGCACCGGATCAGGACTACGGCGCCAAGCAAAGCATCTTCGTGCCGCTGTTCGGCATTCAGGCTGCGACTGTGACCGCGACCAGCAAGTTTGCGCGGCTGGGCAAGGCGTTGGTGGTGCCCTTCACCCAGGAGCGTCTGGCGGATGGCAGCGGTTATCGATTGGTGATCCATGCGCCTCTCGAGGGTTTCCCCGGCGAGACCGAAGAGGCTGATTGCCTGCGCATCAATCAATGGATCGAAGGCGTGCTGCGCGACTGCCCGGAGCAATACCTCTGGGCCCATCGCCGCTTCAAGAGCCGGCCGCCGGGCGAACCCAAGCTGTACGCAAAACGCGGTTGA
- a CDS encoding M18 family aminopeptidase — MREELNQGLIDFLKASPTPFHATASLVQRLEAAGYQRLDEREPWSTEANGRYYVTRNDSSIVAIKMGRHSPLHGGIRLVGAHTDSPCLRVKPQPELQRQGFWQLGVEVYGGALLAPWFDRDLSLAGRVTFRRDGKVESQLIDFKAPIAIIPNLAIHLNREANMGWAINAQTELPPILAQFAGDERVDFRAVLTNQLALEHGLNADVVLDYELSFYDTQSAAIIGLHGDFIAGARLDNLLSCYAGLQALLTAETDETCVLVCNDHEEVGSCSACGADGPMLEQTLRRLLPEGDEFVRTIQKSLLVSADNAHGVHPNYADKHDANHGPKLNAGPVIKVNSNQRYATNSETAGFFRHLCMAEEVPVQSFVVRSDMGCGSTIGPITASHLGVRTVDIGLPTFAMHSIRELCGSHDLAHLVKVLSAFYACQELP; from the coding sequence ATGCGCGAAGAGTTGAACCAAGGCCTGATCGATTTCCTCAAGGCCTCCCCTACCCCGTTCCATGCCACCGCCAGCCTTGTTCAGCGCCTGGAAGCGGCGGGTTATCAGCGTCTCGATGAACGCGAGCCCTGGTCCACCGAAGCCAATGGCCGTTACTACGTCACCCGCAACGACTCTTCGATCGTCGCCATCAAGATGGGCCGTCACTCTCCGCTGCACGGCGGCATTCGTCTGGTCGGCGCCCACACCGACAGTCCGTGCCTGCGGGTCAAACCCCAGCCAGAACTGCAACGCCAGGGCTTCTGGCAACTGGGTGTCGAAGTCTATGGCGGCGCGCTGCTGGCTCCCTGGTTCGACCGCGACCTGTCCCTGGCCGGCCGCGTGACCTTCCGCCGCGACGGCAAGGTCGAGAGCCAACTGATCGACTTCAAGGCACCGATTGCGATCATCCCGAACCTGGCCATTCACCTCAATCGTGAAGCCAACATGGGCTGGGCCATCAACGCCCAGACCGAACTGCCGCCGATCCTGGCGCAGTTTGCCGGTGATGAGCGTGTGGACTTCCGCGCGGTGCTCACCAACCAGCTGGCGCTGGAACATGGCCTGAACGCCGACGTGGTGCTCGATTACGAGCTGAGCTTCTACGACACCCAAAGCGCTGCGATCATTGGCCTGCATGGCGACTTCATCGCCGGCGCACGCCTGGACAACCTGCTGTCGTGCTACGCCGGCCTGCAAGCCTTGCTGACGGCTGAAACCGACGAAACCTGCGTGCTGGTCTGCAATGACCACGAAGAAGTCGGCTCCTGCTCCGCGTGCGGCGCTGACGGCCCGATGCTTGAGCAGACCCTGCGCCGCCTGCTGCCAGAAGGTGATGAATTCGTACGCACCATTCAGAAATCCCTGCTGGTCTCGGCCGATAATGCCCACGGCGTTCATCCCAACTACGCCGACAAGCACGACGCCAACCACGGCCCGAAACTCAACGCCGGCCCGGTGATCAAGGTCAACAGCAACCAGCGTTACGCCACCAACAGCGAAACCGCCGGGTTCTTCCGCCATCTGTGCATGGCCGAAGAAGTACCGGTGCAAAGCTTCGTGGTGCGCAGCGACATGGGCTGCGGCTCGACCATCGGCCCGATCACCGCCAGCCACCTGGGCGTACGTACCGTGGACATCGGCTTGCCGACGTTCGCCATGCACTCGATCCGCGAGCTGTGCGGCAGCCATGATCTGGCGCACCTGGTGAAAGTGCTAAGCGCGTTTTACGCCTGCCAGGAATTGCCGTAA
- a CDS encoding outer membrane protein OmpK translates to MKRTCTSLMLAGSLLAGGQAMAGDLLQWQNNSLTYLYGKDFKVNPAIQQTVTFEHADAWKYGDNFFFVDKIFYNGDKDFNVGPNTYYGEFQPRISLGKVLDQKIEFGPIKDVLLAMTYEFGEGDTESYLIGPGFDLAIPGFDYFQLNFYQRHTEGPRAGDNVWQITPVWSYTIPVGDSNILIDGFMDWVVDNDSNSKGDYHANLHFNPQVKYDLGKALNFGEKQLYVGVEYDYWKDKYGIDDTRAFTTNQNVTSFLVKFHF, encoded by the coding sequence ATGAAACGTACGTGCACTAGCCTGATGTTGGCGGGATCCTTGCTGGCCGGGGGCCAGGCCATGGCCGGCGACTTGCTGCAATGGCAGAACAACAGCCTGACTTACCTGTATGGCAAAGACTTCAAGGTCAATCCTGCGATTCAGCAGACCGTGACGTTCGAACACGCTGACGCCTGGAAGTACGGGGATAACTTCTTCTTCGTCGACAAGATCTTCTACAACGGCGACAAGGACTTCAACGTCGGCCCGAACACCTACTACGGTGAATTCCAGCCACGTATTTCCCTGGGCAAGGTGCTCGACCAGAAGATCGAATTCGGCCCGATCAAAGACGTCTTGCTGGCGATGACTTACGAGTTTGGCGAGGGCGATACAGAGTCCTACCTGATCGGCCCGGGTTTCGACCTGGCAATTCCCGGCTTCGACTACTTCCAGCTGAACTTCTACCAGCGTCATACCGAAGGCCCGCGCGCAGGTGACAACGTCTGGCAAATCACGCCAGTGTGGTCTTACACCATCCCGGTCGGCGATTCGAATATCCTGATCGACGGGTTCATGGACTGGGTAGTCGACAACGATTCCAACTCCAAAGGCGACTACCACGCCAACTTGCACTTCAACCCACAGGTTAAATATGACTTGGGTAAAGCGCTGAATTTTGGCGAGAAGCAGTTGTATGTCGGTGTGGAATACGACTACTGGAAGGACAAGTACGGGATCGACGATACCCGTGCGTTTACCACCAATCAGAATGTGACGAGTTTCCTGGTCAAGTTCCACTTCTGA
- the minD gene encoding septum site-determining protein MinD, producing MAKILVVTSGKGGVGKTTTSAAIGTGLALRGHKTVIVDFDVGLRNLDLIMGCERRVVYDFVNVVNGEANLQQALIKDKRLENLYVLAASQTRDKDALTVEGVEKVLMALKEDFEFVVCDSPAGIEKGAHLAMYFADEAIVVTNPEVSSVRDSDRMLGLLASKSRRAENGEDPIKEHLLLTRYNPQRVSDGEMLGVEDVKEILAVTLLGVIPESQAVLKASNSGVPVILDDQSDAGQAYSDAVDRLLGKTVEHRFLDVTKKGFFERLFGGR from the coding sequence TTGGCCAAGATTCTCGTGGTTACATCCGGCAAGGGTGGTGTGGGTAAGACCACCACCAGTGCTGCTATCGGTACCGGCCTCGCACTGCGCGGTCACAAAACAGTTATCGTCGACTTCGACGTCGGTTTGCGTAACCTCGACCTGATCATGGGTTGCGAGCGTCGCGTCGTGTATGACTTCGTCAACGTGGTCAACGGCGAAGCCAACCTGCAACAGGCCCTGATCAAAGACAAACGCCTGGAAAACCTCTACGTTCTGGCCGCCAGTCAGACCCGCGACAAAGACGCGCTGACCGTCGAAGGCGTGGAAAAAGTCCTGATGGCGTTGAAGGAAGACTTCGAATTCGTGGTCTGCGACTCCCCGGCGGGCATCGAGAAAGGTGCTCACCTGGCCATGTACTTCGCCGATGAAGCGATCGTCGTGACCAACCCGGAAGTCTCCTCGGTTCGTGACTCGGACCGTATGCTGGGCCTGCTGGCCAGCAAATCGCGTCGCGCTGAAAACGGCGAAGACCCGATCAAGGAACACTTGCTGCTGACCCGCTACAACCCGCAACGCGTCAGCGACGGCGAAATGCTCGGCGTCGAAGACGTCAAGGAAATTCTCGCCGTGACCCTGCTGGGTGTGATCCCTGAGTCCCAAGCGGTACTCAAGGCGTCCAACTCCGGCGTGCCGGTGATCCTCGACGACCAGAGCGACGCCGGCCAGGCGTACAGCGATGCCGTCGATCGCCTGCTGGGCAAAACCGTGGAGCATCGGTTTCTCGATGTGACGAAGAAAGGATTCTTTGAGCGTCTGTTTGGAGGCCGGTAA
- a CDS encoding patatin-like phospholipase family protein translates to MSPAEPVTGLILSGGGARAAYQVGVLAAIAELLPVGANNPFPVIVGTSAGAINAVSLASGAMDFRGAIERLTAFWQGFRSHLVLRSDWPGVIRQASRFVSHSLLGIGAQVPVALLNSSPLRGLLNDKLHMTGIAEAIAQKQLQAVAVTAFGYESGQAVTFYQGGGTIDAWLRHRRIGVPTQLTVDHLLASSAIPLLFAPVKIGEEYFGDGAVRQSAPISPALHLGASRVLVVGVSGNPRGVDPEQPLQRAYTGQQPTLAQIGGHMLNSTFIDSLESDIELLQRLNQFSHLMPDGTPTRALGVAPVEVLVISPSQPIDEIAARHRQELPAALRLFLRGPGATKTSGAGVLSYLLFEAGYCSELIDLGRRDALAKREELCRFLGLTEPVVSA, encoded by the coding sequence ATGAGTCCTGCTGAACCGGTTACAGGGTTGATTTTATCCGGCGGCGGGGCTCGGGCGGCCTATCAGGTCGGGGTGCTGGCGGCGATTGCCGAACTGTTGCCCGTGGGGGCAAACAATCCGTTTCCGGTGATCGTCGGCACCTCGGCCGGAGCGATCAACGCGGTCAGCCTCGCCAGCGGGGCGATGGATTTCCGGGGTGCGATCGAACGTCTGACAGCCTTCTGGCAGGGGTTCCGCAGTCATCTGGTGTTGCGCAGCGATTGGCCGGGCGTGATTCGTCAGGCCAGCCGGTTTGTCAGCCACAGTTTGCTCGGCATCGGCGCTCAAGTGCCAGTGGCCTTGCTCAACAGCTCGCCGTTGCGCGGGTTGCTCAACGACAAGCTGCACATGACCGGCATCGCCGAAGCCATCGCGCAAAAGCAGTTGCAGGCCGTGGCGGTCACCGCGTTCGGCTACGAATCGGGTCAGGCGGTCACGTTCTATCAGGGCGGTGGGACCATCGACGCCTGGTTGCGTCATCGGCGAATCGGCGTGCCGACGCAATTGACCGTCGACCATTTGCTCGCCAGCTCAGCCATCCCATTGCTGTTTGCACCGGTGAAAATCGGCGAAGAGTATTTCGGCGACGGCGCGGTACGCCAATCAGCGCCGATCAGCCCGGCCCTGCACCTGGGCGCCAGTCGCGTGCTGGTGGTGGGCGTCAGCGGCAACCCGCGCGGGGTCGACCCGGAACAACCGCTGCAACGCGCCTACACCGGCCAGCAACCAACGCTCGCGCAGATCGGCGGGCACATGCTCAACAGTACGTTCATTGACAGCCTGGAAAGCGACATCGAATTGCTGCAGCGTCTGAATCAGTTCAGTCATCTGATGCCCGATGGCACGCCGACCCGTGCGCTCGGCGTAGCGCCGGTGGAAGTGCTGGTGATTTCGCCGAGCCAGCCGATCGATGAAATTGCTGCGCGTCACCGTCAGGAATTGCCGGCGGCATTGCGTCTTTTCCTGCGTGGGCCGGGGGCGACCAAGACCAGCGGGGCGGGGGTGTTGAGTTACCTGTTGTTCGAGGCGGGGTATTGCAGCGAGTTGATTGATCTGGGGCGGCGGGATGCGTTGGCCAAGCGTGAGGAGCTTTGTCGGTTTCTTGGGTTGACGGAGCCGGTGGTTTCGGCCTGA
- a CDS encoding RluA family pseudouridine synthase, which translates to MPLSNIRIIHQDAAVLVVDKPTLLLSVPGRADDNKDCLITRLQENGYPEARIVHRLDWETSGIILLARDPDTHRELSRQFHDRETEKAYTALCWGQPELDSGSIDLPLRYDPPTKPRHVVDHEFGKNALTFWRVLERCGDWCRVELTPITGRSHQLRVHMLSIGHPLLGDGLYAHEQALAAWPRLCLHASMLSFTHPQTGERLRFECPAPF; encoded by the coding sequence ATGCCGTTGTCCAACATCCGCATCATCCATCAGGACGCCGCCGTACTGGTGGTGGATAAACCGACCCTGTTGCTTTCCGTCCCTGGCCGGGCCGATGACAACAAGGACTGCCTGATCACCCGCCTGCAAGAAAACGGCTACCCGGAAGCCCGCATCGTCCATCGTCTGGACTGGGAAACGTCCGGCATCATTCTGCTGGCCCGTGACCCGGACACCCATCGCGAACTGTCTCGGCAATTTCACGACCGCGAAACCGAAAAGGCCTACACCGCACTCTGCTGGGGTCAACCGGAGCTGGACAGCGGCAGCATCGATCTGCCGTTGCGCTATGATCCGCCGACCAAGCCGCGCCACGTGGTGGACCACGAGTTCGGCAAAAACGCCCTGACGTTCTGGCGCGTACTCGAACGTTGCGGCGACTGGTGCCGGGTTGAACTGACCCCGATCACCGGCCGCTCCCATCAGTTGCGCGTGCACATGCTTTCGATTGGCCACCCACTGCTGGGTGACGGGCTATACGCCCACGAGCAAGCGCTGGCCGCCTGGCCTCGGCTGTGCCTGCACGCGAGCATGCTCAGCTTCACCCATCCACAAACTGGTGAACGCTTGCGTTTCGAGTGCCCGGCACCGTTCTGA
- a CDS encoding DEAD/DEAH box helicase — MTQETGGFAAFNLNPNILAAVIATGYEEPSAIQQQSIPIIMAGQDMIGQAQTGTGKTAAFALPILHCIDPAKREPQALILAPTRELALQVATAFETYAKQMPGVTVVAVYGGAPMGPQLKAIRNGAQIVVATPGRLCDHLRRDEKVLSTVNHLVLDEADEMLKLGFMDDLEVIFKALPATRQTVLFSATLPQSIRAIAERHLRDPQHVKIQTKTQTVTAIEQAHLLVHADQKTSAVLSLLEVEDFDALIMFVRTKQATLDLASALEAKGYKAAALNGDIAQNQRERVIDSLKDGRLDIVVATDVAARGLDVPRITHVFNVDMPYDPESYVHRIGRTGRAGREGRALLLVTPRERRMLQVIERVTGQKVAEVRLPDAQAVLDARIKKLTNSLSPLVGDAESTHGDLLDRLTADIGCTPRALAAALLRKATNAQALTLAAIEKERPLVPNNAPRGDRPERTGDRPDRGDRERRAPVPLAEGRARCRTALGARDGIAAKNLLGAILNEGGLAREAIGRIQVRDSFSLVELPEDGLERLLTKLKDTRVAGKQLKLRRYRED; from the coding sequence ATGACCCAGGAAACCGGCGGCTTCGCCGCTTTTAATCTTAATCCGAATATTCTTGCAGCCGTCATCGCGACTGGCTACGAAGAGCCTTCGGCTATTCAGCAGCAATCGATCCCGATCATCATGGCCGGCCAGGACATGATTGGCCAGGCGCAAACCGGTACGGGTAAAACCGCTGCGTTCGCCCTGCCTATCCTGCATTGCATCGATCCTGCCAAGCGCGAGCCGCAAGCCCTGATCCTGGCGCCAACCCGTGAGTTGGCGCTGCAAGTAGCAACCGCTTTCGAAACCTACGCCAAGCAAATGCCAGGCGTTACCGTTGTGGCCGTTTACGGCGGCGCGCCTATGGGCCCACAACTGAAAGCAATCCGTAACGGCGCACAGATCGTTGTCGCCACCCCGGGCCGTCTGTGTGACCACCTGCGTCGCGACGAAAAAGTCCTGTCGACCGTGAACCACCTGGTTCTCGACGAAGCTGACGAAATGCTCAAGCTGGGCTTCATGGACGACCTGGAAGTCATCTTCAAGGCTCTGCCAGCGACCCGTCAGACCGTACTGTTCTCGGCCACCCTGCCACAGTCGATCCGTGCCATTGCCGAACGCCACCTGCGCGATCCGCAACACGTGAAGATCCAGACCAAGACTCAGACCGTTACCGCGATCGAACAGGCTCACCTGTTGGTTCACGCTGACCAGAAGACCTCGGCTGTATTGAGCCTGCTGGAAGTCGAAGACTTCGACGCCCTGATCATGTTCGTGCGCACCAAGCAAGCGACCCTGGACCTGGCCAGCGCCCTGGAAGCCAAAGGCTACAAAGCCGCTGCGCTGAACGGTGACATTGCCCAGAACCAACGTGAGCGCGTGATCGACTCCCTCAAGGATGGCCGTCTGGACATCGTTGTGGCGACCGACGTTGCTGCTCGTGGCCTGGACGTTCCGCGCATCACTCACGTGTTCAACGTTGACATGCCGTACGATCCTGAGTCCTACGTTCACCGTATCGGCCGTACCGGCCGTGCCGGTCGCGAAGGTCGTGCACTGCTGCTGGTGACTCCGCGTGAGCGCCGCATGCTGCAAGTGATCGAGCGTGTCACCGGTCAGAAAGTTGCCGAAGTTCGCCTGCCGGACGCTCAGGCTGTTCTCGATGCCCGCATCAAGAAACTGACCAACAGCCTGTCGCCGCTGGTTGGCGACGCCGAGTCGACCCACGGTGATCTGCTCGATCGCCTGACCGCCGACATCGGTTGCACGCCACGTGCACTGGCCGCTGCTCTGCTGCGCAAGGCCACCAACGCTCAGGCGTTGACCCTGGCCGCGATCGAGAAAGAACGTCCACTGGTGCCGAACAACGCACCTCGTGGCGATCGTCCAGAGCGTACCGGTGATCGTCCGGACCGTGGTGATCGTGAGCGTCGCGCTCCGGTTCCATTGGCTGAAGGTCGTGCTCGTTGCCGTACCGCGCTGGGTGCGCGTGATGGTATCGCTGCCAAGAACCTGCTGGGCGCCATCCTCAACGAAGGTGGTCTGGCGCGTGAAGCCATCGGTCGCATCCAGGTGCGTGACAGCTTCAGCCTCGTCGAGCTGCCGGAAGATGGTCTGGAGCGTCTGCTGACCAAGCTGAAGGACACTCGCGTTGCCGGTAAGCAGTTGAAGCTGCGTCGCTATCGCGAAGATTGA
- a CDS encoding mechanosensitive ion channel family protein: MFARLFALPCLFLVCLMALLPITPAQAAGLPSLLNGSAKTQPEAQEPLGQSLDEVIKSLENDQQRSKLLADLKKLRDATKKAQPAKEEGVLGLIGGTLANFEKQFSGADSPLTRWSEEFNQAKDELTALALPANEWLPIIFAFAMILMVWSLLAAALIWLGHRVRMRFGLTEELPQHPKALDMLRFALRKLGPWLIALVITVYMSYALPSSLGKSLAMVLAYALVVGTCFSAICVIAFSLLDGPHRHRALYILRHQAFRPLWLIGSFAAFGEALSDPRLVTSLGSHLAHTAATIANVLAALSTGLFILRFRRPIAHLIRNQPLSRRLTRRALSDTIEILGTFWYVPALVLVAISLFATFVSAGDTSTALRQSLICTVLLVLCMVINGLVRRHALKPQRGVKRHALYSERLKSFFYTLAHLLVWLAFIELGLRVWGMSLIAFTEGEGHEVSVKLFSLGGTLIFAWLIWILSDTAVHHALTRSRKGLANARAQTMMPLIRNVLFVAIFIVALIVALANMGMNVTPLLAGAGVIGLAIGFGAQSLVADLITGLFIIIEDSLAIDDYVDVGGHLGTVEGLTIRTVRLRDIDGIVHTIPFSEIKSIKNYSREFGYAIFRVAIPSNMDIDNAIKLMRDVGQKMRTDPLQRRNIWSPLEIQGVESFESGNAILRARFKTAPIKQWEVSRAFNLSLKRHLDEAGLDLATPRMSVQVVTAGGGPVTE, from the coding sequence GTGTTCGCTCGTCTTTTTGCTCTGCCCTGTCTTTTCCTCGTCTGCCTCATGGCGCTGCTGCCGATCACGCCCGCCCAGGCCGCCGGTCTGCCAAGCCTGCTCAACGGCTCCGCGAAAACCCAGCCAGAGGCGCAAGAGCCTCTGGGGCAATCCCTCGACGAAGTCATCAAATCGCTGGAGAACGATCAGCAACGCAGCAAGTTGCTGGCCGATCTGAAGAAGCTGCGCGACGCCACCAAAAAAGCCCAGCCGGCCAAAGAAGAAGGCGTGCTTGGCCTGATTGGCGGGACGTTGGCTAACTTCGAAAAACAGTTTTCCGGCGCCGACAGCCCGCTCACGCGCTGGTCCGAAGAGTTCAACCAGGCCAAGGATGAACTGACAGCACTGGCGCTGCCAGCCAACGAATGGCTGCCGATCATTTTTGCCTTCGCCATGATCCTGATGGTCTGGAGCCTGCTGGCCGCCGCGCTGATCTGGCTTGGGCACCGAGTACGGATGCGCTTCGGCCTGACCGAAGAATTGCCGCAACACCCCAAAGCCCTCGACATGCTGCGTTTCGCCCTGCGCAAACTCGGCCCCTGGCTGATCGCTCTGGTCATCACGGTGTACATGAGTTACGCCCTGCCCTCGTCGCTGGGCAAAAGCCTGGCCATGGTGCTCGCCTATGCGCTGGTGGTCGGCACCTGTTTTTCGGCGATCTGCGTGATCGCCTTTTCCCTGCTCGACGGCCCCCACCGCCACCGCGCCTTGTACATCCTGCGGCATCAGGCCTTTCGGCCGTTGTGGCTGATCGGCAGTTTCGCCGCCTTCGGTGAAGCCTTGAGCGACCCGCGACTGGTGACCAGCCTCGGCAGCCACCTGGCGCACACCGCCGCCACCATCGCCAACGTGCTGGCGGCGCTGTCCACCGGGCTGTTCATCCTGCGCTTTCGTCGCCCCATCGCCCACCTGATCCGCAACCAACCGCTGTCCCGGCGCCTGACCCGCCGCGCCCTCAGCGATACCATCGAGATTCTCGGGACCTTCTGGTACGTGCCGGCGCTGGTGCTGGTGGCCATCTCGCTGTTCGCCACCTTCGTCTCGGCCGGCGACACCAGCACCGCACTGCGTCAGTCGCTGATCTGCACCGTGCTGCTGGTGTTGTGCATGGTCATCAATGGGCTGGTGCGTCGCCATGCGCTGAAACCGCAACGCGGCGTGAAGCGTCATGCGCTGTATTCCGAACGCCTGAAAAGCTTCTTCTATACCCTCGCCCATTTGCTGGTGTGGCTGGCGTTCATCGAACTCGGCCTGCGCGTCTGGGGCATGTCGCTGATTGCGTTCACCGAAGGCGAAGGCCATGAAGTCAGCGTCAAACTGTTCAGCCTCGGCGGCACGCTGATCTTTGCCTGGCTGATCTGGATTCTCAGCGACACCGCGGTGCACCACGCCCTCACCCGCTCGCGCAAAGGCCTGGCCAATGCCCGCGCGCAGACAATGATGCCGCTGATTCGCAATGTGCTGTTCGTGGCAATTTTCATCGTTGCGCTGATCGTCGCTTTGGCGAACATGGGCATGAACGTCACGCCGCTGCTGGCCGGTGCCGGTGTGATCGGTCTGGCCATCGGTTTCGGTGCACAGTCACTGGTCGCCGACCTGATCACCGGGCTGTTCATCATCATCGAAGACTCCCTGGCCATCGACGACTACGTAGATGTCGGCGGCCACCTCGGCACTGTCGAAGGCCTGACCATTCGCACTGTGCGCCTGCGGGACATCGACGGCATCGTCCACACGATTCCGTTCAGCGAGATCAAAAGCATCAAGAACTACTCACGGGAGTTCGGCTACGCGATCTTCCGCGTGGCGATCCCCTCCAACATGGACATCGATAACGCGATCAAACTGATGCGCGATGTCGGCCAGAAGATGCGCACCGATCCGCTGCAACGACGCAATATCTGGTCGCCGCTGGAGATACAGGGGGTCGAGAGTTTCGAGTCCGGCAACGCGATCCTTCGGGCCCGGTTCAAGACCGCGCCGATCAAGCAGTGGGAGGTTTCCCGGGCGTTCAACCTGTCCTTGAAACGGCATCTGGATGAAGCCGGACTCGATCTGGCGACGCCACGCATGAGTGTGCAAGTGGTGACGGCGGGTGGCGGCCCGGTAACAGAATAA
- the minC gene encoding septum site-determining protein MinC — protein sequence MSQNDPLDQDPVFQLKGSMLAITVLELARNDLESLDRQLAAKVAQAPNFFSNAPLVLALDKLPASEGAVDLPGLMRVCRQHGLRTLAIRASRIEDIAAAIAVDLPVLPPSGARERPLDPLEGIVAKKPEKPAEPTIKPTKIITSPVRGGQQIYAQGCDLVVISSVSPGAELLADGNIHVYGPMRGRVLAGVKGDTKARIFCQQMSAELVSIAGHYKVSEDLRRDPLWGAGVQVSLSGDVLNIIRL from the coding sequence ATGAGCCAAAACGACCCGTTAGACCAAGATCCCGTGTTCCAGTTGAAGGGCAGCATGCTCGCCATTACGGTGCTGGAGCTGGCCCGCAACGACCTCGAGAGCCTCGATCGGCAACTGGCCGCCAAAGTCGCCCAGGCGCCCAACTTCTTCAGCAACGCCCCGCTGGTACTGGCGCTGGACAAGCTTCCGGCCAGTGAAGGCGCGGTCGATCTGCCAGGGTTGATGCGCGTTTGTCGCCAGCACGGCCTGCGTACGTTGGCGATCCGTGCCAGCCGCATCGAAGACATCGCCGCCGCCATCGCGGTCGACCTGCCGGTGCTGCCGCCGTCCGGTGCCCGCGAGCGTCCGCTGGACCCGCTTGAAGGGATCGTTGCGAAGAAACCGGAAAAACCGGCGGAACCGACGATCAAACCGACGAAAATCATCACTTCGCCCGTACGCGGCGGCCAGCAGATTTATGCCCAGGGTTGCGACCTTGTCGTGATCTCGTCGGTGAGCCCGGGGGCGGAACTTCTCGCCGACGGGAACATCCATGTATACGGCCCGATGCGCGGTCGTGTATTGGCCGGGGTCAAAGGCGACACGAAAGCCAGGATTTTCTGTCAGCAAATGAGCGCTGAACTGGTTTCCATCGCAGGCCACTACAAGGTTTCGGAAGATCTGCGGCGCGACCCTTTATGGGGTGCGGGCGTACAGGTCAGCCTGTCGGGCGATGTGTTGAACATCATTCGGCTTTAA
- the minE gene encoding cell division topological specificity factor MinE: MNIFDFFRANKKPSTASVAKERLQIIVAHERGQRSTPDYLPALQKELVEVIRKYVNIGSDDVHVALENQGSCSILELNITLPDR, from the coding sequence ATGAACATTTTTGACTTCTTTCGTGCTAACAAGAAGCCAAGTACCGCCTCGGTAGCGAAAGAGCGTCTACAGATCATCGTGGCGCATGAACGCGGCCAACGCAGTACGCCGGACTACCTGCCCGCCTTGCAGAAGGAACTGGTCGAGGTGATCCGCAAGTACGTCAATATCGGGTCCGATGACGTGCACGTCGCCCTGGAAAACCAGGGTAGCTGCTCGATTCTGGAACTCAATATCACCCTGCCAGATCGCTGA